In Desulfomonile tiedjei DSM 6799, a genomic segment contains:
- a CDS encoding DUF1573 domain-containing protein — protein MRLRILVMLPALLCFLATICTAGGPSIHFDKDTHDYGRVLYGDVVTQEFILTNTGDETLVIEKLEASCGCTKAVKGSSEVPPKGTTKIMAAFDTDGLRNGRTKKTITVHSNDPEKPEVKLALLADVVREITVDPPRLVTRLAKFTETISVPIRIANSSDKQVVVRIKDSQSDTSNPGPNAKALVVKGRSVVPFNLKLALKNESGRSYWTGRLTLLTDHPKEKELDVPYLVQLGQGDSASEPKPPPPAVEE, from the coding sequence ATGAGATTGAGGATTCTCGTAATGTTACCCGCTCTTCTGTGCTTTCTGGCCACGATATGCACCGCGGGCGGTCCGAGCATTCATTTCGATAAAGACACGCACGATTACGGCCGGGTCCTGTACGGGGACGTTGTTACTCAAGAATTCATCTTGACCAATACCGGTGACGAGACTCTGGTCATCGAAAAACTGGAAGCATCATGTGGATGTACCAAGGCGGTTAAGGGCAGCTCGGAAGTTCCTCCAAAAGGAACAACCAAAATAATGGCCGCATTCGACACCGACGGGCTTCGCAACGGAAGAACAAAGAAAACCATTACGGTACACTCCAACGATCCGGAAAAACCTGAGGTCAAACTGGCTCTCTTAGCAGACGTAGTCCGCGAGATTACCGTGGATCCGCCAAGACTGGTAACCAGACTGGCCAAGTTTACCGAAACTATTTCGGTTCCCATCAGAATCGCCAATTCCTCAGACAAACAGGTTGTTGTGCGGATCAAGGACAGCCAAAGTGACACGTCCAATCCAGGCCCCAATGCCAAAGCACTTGTGGTCAAGGGCCGGTCGGTTGTGCCCTTTAATCTGAAGCTGGCATTGAAGAATGAATCCGGAAGATCTTACTGGACAGGAAGGCTTACCTTGTTGACCGATCATCCAAAGGAAAAAGAACTGGATGTGCCTTATCTGGTGCAACTCGGTCAAGGTGATTCTGCTTCAGAGCCCAAACCGCCTCCACCCGCGGTTGAAGAATA